From a single Pirellulaceae bacterium genomic region:
- a CDS encoding type II toxin-antitoxin system RelE/ParE family toxin, producing the protein MSPKKKSSQTFSIYLTDRALSDLLEIEDYSIQTWGKAVVAKYILKFEKAFRLLEENPDLARPNPELGTDLLFYRVEKHLLACVRIKTGLAVLTIAHASRDLEVLLGELSPTLRLELKRLVQKIQSSQ; encoded by the coding sequence GTGAGCCCAAAGAAAAAGTCCAGCCAGACATTTTCAATTTATCTAACTGATCGCGCGCTATCCGATCTGCTTGAGATAGAAGACTACTCGATTCAAACGTGGGGCAAAGCAGTTGTCGCAAAATATATCCTGAAGTTTGAAAAGGCCTTTCGATTACTGGAAGAAAACCCTGATCTTGCTCGTCCCAATCCAGAACTTGGAACTGATCTTCTGTTCTACCGCGTCGAGAAGCACTTACTGGCATGTGTACGGATCAAGACAGGGCTTGCAGTCCTAACAATTGCTCATGCAAGTCGTGATCTCGAGGTGTTACTAGGAGAACTCAGCCCAACGCTTCGCTTGGAATTGAAAAGGCTAGTTCAAAAGATTCAATCTAGCCAATGA